One Candidatus Atelocyanobacterium thalassa isolate ALOHA genomic window, GCATTACATTACTTAAATAATAATCTAAGATCATAAAAAATTACCTTATGATACTTAAATCTTCTCAATTAATATGAATCTTATCAAATTTTGATTTTAATAATGTTACATAAACATTATTAATGATCAATAATTATATATTTCTTCAAGAATATATTAATATATGCTTAACTAATTTATAATTTGCCATACTTAAATTAAAAAGTCTTAATAAAAAATAAGTATTTATCAAACAAGTTAAGATGACTTCTGAAAATTCTTACTGGGTTCGTTTGGACAAAGCCTTATCGATTGAGATAGAAAGAGGATTTATTAATATACAAGGTGAGCAGTATCAATTTAGTGAATATTTACGCCTTAGCTTTAGTCAATCTCTATCCGATAAAACACCGAATAGTAAAAAACAACGCTGGTTACAATTTGCTGAACGATATGCAAGTTATAGTAATTTAACTCTACCTCAAAGAAAACAGTTAATTATTGAAACCCGTCAATTTTTACATAAGCTAAGACAAGATTTTGAGATATCTGTCAAACGTTCTGATTATAGGCAACCAAAAACAAGTACTTTAATCAACATAGAATCTATACTATCTGATGAACTTAATTTAGAACAATATTTACATGCTTTACAAGGCATAGGGCCTCGCAAAATAGAATTGTTAGAAAAAATAGGATTGGAAACAATTAGAGACCTATTATTTTATTATCCCAGAGACTATATTAACTATGCTCGCCAGGTAACAATTTCAAATATCAAGGAAGGAGAAACTGTCACTATAATAGGAAGAGTAAAGAGATGTAACTTTTTCACTAGTTCTAAAAACAAAAAGTTGAGTATTTTAGAATTAGTTGTGCAAGACCATACAGGAGAAATCAAACTAAATAGATTTTTTTCAGGTAATAGATTTACGAATAAAGGATGGCAAGAGAAACAAAAAAGACAGTATATCCGATCCACTGTCATAGCAGTATCTGGGTTAGTTAAACAAAATCGTTATGGTCTAACTTTAGATAATCTAGAGATAGAAGTTTTAGATGATTTTAATTCAAGTATTGAATCTTGGAATATAGGTCGTATTTTACCTGTATATTCTTTAACAGAAGGAATCGATAATAATTTAATTCGCAAAATAATTATTTCTAACTTAAAATCTGCAAAGACAATCTTAGATCCTTTACCAATATTACTTAAGAGTAAATATGATTTAATAGACTTGAAAGATGCTTTGATTAATATTCATTTTCCGACAAGTCTCGATTTTTTAGAACGTGCTAGAAGACGTTTAATATTTGATGAATTTTTTTATTTACAGTTAGGATTTTTAAAACGTCGACAAGAAAGGAAAGTATTAAAAACTATTAATTCTTTTACACCTAATAGATACTTGACTCACCAATTTAATAAACTGTTACCTTTTGAATTAACAAAATCTCAAAGAAGGGTTATTAATGAAATAATTAAAGACTTAGATTCATTACAATCCATGAATCGTCTTTTACAGGGAGATGTCGGTTCAGGAAAAACTATTGTTGCAATTTTTGCTATATTAACTACCTTAGAATCTGGATATCAGGTTGCTTTGATGGCCCCAACAGAAGTTTTGGCAGAACAGCATTATAACAAGATAGTATTGTATTTTAATCAGTTATATTTATCTGTTGAACTATTAACAGGATCTACAAAAAAATCTAAGAGAAATGAAATCTACCGTCAATTATTAACAGGTGAATTACCATTACTAGTAGGAACCCACGCATTAATACAAGAACCGATAAAATTTAAAAAGCTAGGACTTGTTATTATTGATGAGCAACACAGGTTTGGTGTAGAACAACGAACTAGACTTTTAAACAAAGGTAAATCTCCTCATGTTTTAAGCATGACAGCAACTCCTATACCACGTACTTTAGCATTAACTCTGCATGGAGATTTAGATATAAGTCAAATTGATGAATTACCCCCTGGAAGAAAAGCTATAGAAACTAAAGTCTTAATAGGAAATCAAAAACAAAAAGCTTACGAACTAATAAACCAAGAAGTAATACAAGGGAGACAAGCTTATATAGTTTTCCCTATGATTGAAGAATCTGAAAAACTAGATATAAAAGCAGCTATAGAAGAACATAAAAAACTTTCAAAGGAAATTTTTCCTAGTTTTAGTATTGGTTTATTGCATGGACGATTAAATGCTCTGGAGAAAAATAAAGTTTTAAATGATTTTCGTGATAATAAATATCAAATTATGGTTTCAACAACTGTTATAGAGGTTGGAGTTGACATACCTAATGCAACAGTAATGTTAATTGAAAATGCAGAGAGATTTGGTCTATCTCAGTTACATCAGTTAAGAGGAAGAGTTGGTAGAAGTAGTTTTAGTTCTTATTGTTTTTTAATTACTAGCACTAAAACTCCTAATACATTAGAAAAATTGAACGTGTTGGAACAGTCTCAAGATGGTTTTTTTATATCAGAAATGGATTTAAAACTTCGGGGGCCAGGGACTATCTTGGGAACTCGTCAATCAGGTTTACCAGATTT contains:
- the recG gene encoding ATP-dependent DNA helicase RecG, coding for MTSENSYWVRLDKALSIEIERGFINIQGEQYQFSEYLRLSFSQSLSDKTPNSKKQRWLQFAERYASYSNLTLPQRKQLIIETRQFLHKLRQDFEISVKRSDYRQPKTSTLINIESILSDELNLEQYLHALQGIGPRKIELLEKIGLETIRDLLFYYPRDYINYARQVTISNIKEGETVTIIGRVKRCNFFTSSKNKKLSILELVVQDHTGEIKLNRFFSGNRFTNKGWQEKQKRQYIRSTVIAVSGLVKQNRYGLTLDNLEIEVLDDFNSSIESWNIGRILPVYSLTEGIDNNLIRKIIISNLKSAKTILDPLPILLKSKYDLIDLKDALINIHFPTSLDFLERARRRLIFDEFFYLQLGFLKRRQERKVLKTINSFTPNRYLTHQFNKLLPFELTKSQRRVINEIIKDLDSLQSMNRLLQGDVGSGKTIVAIFAILTTLESGYQVALMAPTEVLAEQHYNKIVLYFNQLYLSVELLTGSTKKSKRNEIYRQLLTGELPLLVGTHALIQEPIKFKKLGLVIIDEQHRFGVEQRTRLLNKGKSPHVLSMTATPIPRTLALTLHGDLDISQIDELPPGRKAIETKVLIGNQKQKAYELINQEVIQGRQAYIVFPMIEESEKLDIKAAIEEHKKLSKEIFPSFSIGLLHGRLNALEKNKVLNDFRDNKYQIMVSTTVIEVGVDIPNATVMLIENAERFGLSQLHQLRGRVGRSSFSSYCFLITSTKTPNTLEKLNVLEQSQDGFFISEMDLKLRGPGTILGTRQSGLPDFALASLADNKEILELSKLIAEKIISSDIKLNSFPLLKRELQYRSMRL